In the Gossypium arboreum isolate Shixiya-1 chromosome 10, ASM2569848v2, whole genome shotgun sequence genome, one interval contains:
- the LOC108487335 gene encoding cyclin-D3-3-like isoform X1: MSLQEEIQQIQSPPWILDALCCEENGNKICGESGTVKKETFLPLFLIEHDLFWEDDELISLMSKEKETHLCYKDVNSDESLVLARKDALEWIFKVKAHHRFNALTIVLAVNYFDRFFASFKFQKDNPWMGQLAAVACLSLAAKVEETQVPLLLDLQVEESKYVFDSKTIQRMELLVLSTLKWRMNPVTPISFFDHITRRLGLRTHLHWEFLHSCEHLLLILIADSKFMLYIPSILAAATMLYVIKEIEPCHYLEYRKQLLRVLKTCEDEVDVCYELVSKLLESDCKQNEARKRKHGQMQGSPDGVIDASSSWGNSDDFWTAISSVSSSPQPVFKRSRSKDQQMRLPSVNRMFVDVLDSPR; encoded by the exons ATGTCTCTGCAAGAAGAGATTCAGCAGATTCAAAGCCCACCATGGATTCTTGATGCGCTATGTTGTGAAGAAAATGGAAACAAAATATGTGGTGAAAGTGGAACAGTGAAAAAGGAGACGTTTTTACCTTTATTTCTTATTGAACATGATTTGTTCTGGGAAGATGATGAGTTAATCTCTTTAATGTCTAAAGAGAAAGAAACCCATCTTTGTTACAAAGATGTTAACTCAGATGAGTCTTTAGTTTTAGCTCGTAAAGATGCTTTGGAGTGGATTTTTAAGGTTAAAGCACACCATAGGTTCAATGCTTTGACCATAGTTCTTGCAGTGAATTACTTTGATAGGTTTTTTGCAAGCTTTAAGTTTCAAAAAGACAACCCATGGATGGGACAATTAGCTGCTGTCGCTTGTTTGTCTTTGGCTGCAAAGGTCGAGGAAACCCAAGTTCCACTTCTTTTAGACCTCCAA GTTGAGGAATCGAAATATGTGTTTGATTCGAAGACCATACAAAGAATGGAGCTTTTGGTGTTGTCGACTCTGAAATGGAGGATGAATCCCGTGACCCCAATTTCCTTCTTTGATCACATTACGAGGAGACTTGGATTGAGGACCCATTTGCATTGGGAATTCCTTCATAGTTGTGAGCATTTACTTCTCATTCTCATTGCTG ATTCCAAGTTCATGCTTTATATTCCATCTATCTTAGCTGCGGCAACAATGCTTTATGTTATTAAAGAGATTGAACCATGCCATTATCTTGAATATCGAAAACAGCTTCTTAGAGTACTCAAGACATGTGAG GATGAAGTAGATGTGTGCTACGAGCTCGTGTCCAAGTTATTGGAAAGTGATTGCAAACAAAATGAAGCCAGAAAACGTAAGCATGGACAAATGCAAGGCAGTCCTGATGGTGTCATAGATGCATCATCTAGCTGGGGTAACTCAGATGATTTCTGGACTGCGATATCTTCGGTTTCATCATCACCGCAGCCAGTGTTCAAGAGGAGTAGATCAAAGGATCAGCAAATGCGGCTACCTTCGGTAAATCGTATGTTTGTCGATGTGCTTGATAGTCCTCGTTAA
- the LOC108487335 gene encoding cyclin-D3-3-like isoform X2, translating into MSLQEEIQQIQSPPWILDALCCEENGNKICGESGTVKKETFLPLFLIEHDLFWEDDELISLMSKEKETHLCYKDVNSDESLVLARKDALEWIFKVKAHHRFNALTIVLAVNYFDRFFASFKFQKDNPWMGQLAAVACLSLAAKVEETQVPLLLDLQVEESKYVFDSKTIQRMELLVLSTLKWRMNPVTPISFFDHITRRLGLRTHLHWEFLHSCEHLLLILIAAAATMLYVIKEIEPCHYLEYRKQLLRVLKTCEDEVDVCYELVSKLLESDCKQNEARKRKHGQMQGSPDGVIDASSSWGNSDDFWTAISSVSSSPQPVFKRSRSKDQQMRLPSVNRMFVDVLDSPR; encoded by the exons ATGTCTCTGCAAGAAGAGATTCAGCAGATTCAAAGCCCACCATGGATTCTTGATGCGCTATGTTGTGAAGAAAATGGAAACAAAATATGTGGTGAAAGTGGAACAGTGAAAAAGGAGACGTTTTTACCTTTATTTCTTATTGAACATGATTTGTTCTGGGAAGATGATGAGTTAATCTCTTTAATGTCTAAAGAGAAAGAAACCCATCTTTGTTACAAAGATGTTAACTCAGATGAGTCTTTAGTTTTAGCTCGTAAAGATGCTTTGGAGTGGATTTTTAAGGTTAAAGCACACCATAGGTTCAATGCTTTGACCATAGTTCTTGCAGTGAATTACTTTGATAGGTTTTTTGCAAGCTTTAAGTTTCAAAAAGACAACCCATGGATGGGACAATTAGCTGCTGTCGCTTGTTTGTCTTTGGCTGCAAAGGTCGAGGAAACCCAAGTTCCACTTCTTTTAGACCTCCAA GTTGAGGAATCGAAATATGTGTTTGATTCGAAGACCATACAAAGAATGGAGCTTTTGGTGTTGTCGACTCTGAAATGGAGGATGAATCCCGTGACCCCAATTTCCTTCTTTGATCACATTACGAGGAGACTTGGATTGAGGACCCATTTGCATTGGGAATTCCTTCATAGTTGTGAGCATTTACTTCTCATTCTCATTGCTG CTGCGGCAACAATGCTTTATGTTATTAAAGAGATTGAACCATGCCATTATCTTGAATATCGAAAACAGCTTCTTAGAGTACTCAAGACATGTGAG GATGAAGTAGATGTGTGCTACGAGCTCGTGTCCAAGTTATTGGAAAGTGATTGCAAACAAAATGAAGCCAGAAAACGTAAGCATGGACAAATGCAAGGCAGTCCTGATGGTGTCATAGATGCATCATCTAGCTGGGGTAACTCAGATGATTTCTGGACTGCGATATCTTCGGTTTCATCATCACCGCAGCCAGTGTTCAAGAGGAGTAGATCAAAGGATCAGCAAATGCGGCTACCTTCGGTAAATCGTATGTTTGTCGATGTGCTTGATAGTCCTCGTTAA